The genome window ttccacaattttcggagaaaattctgtaaaaattcaacttaTCTCGTTTTTCCTtccattttcctttaaaatatCTCACAATTTACTCAATAAACCGTGTCTAAAGTTTCAGACTAGTTGGGTTACACAGAATGGTCGAAATTGACTTTAATAAAGAGAACGAAGAAGATTTTTCGGATCCGCCAGGATTTGTTGACGACGTCACCGATGATGGttggttttttattcaattttttgaaatcaattccaaaaaatagccaacaatcaatgtttttatttcagttctCGTTCCTGACGTTCTCCACAAGAAACCAACTATCGATGAATTTGAAGACAATTGCGTCTTCATCGCGGGAATCCCAGTTGTTGGAGCTGACCGTCTTGGAAAACTCCAAAGTGTACTGAAGAAGGTTCTGGAGAGGTTGGATCCTGCAGTGAAGCTCTACATTCCGCCAAGTCCAGAAGGAGGTTGCTTGGTGAGATTCACGCAAACGATATcgattttaatatattttttccagggAGTTCTGCTCACCGAGTGGGCCGATCAACGATCCGCTCAGTTCGCCGTGAAAAGTTTGAATGGATATGCTTTCGATAAGAATCACACATTCACCGCCCGTTCTTTCAAGGATATGAAGCAACTCGAAGCTCCTTCCGATCACTGGACAACTCCAGAGAAGCAGGCTTATAATGACGTTGGAGATCTCTGGTGGTGGCTTCAAAACGAGCGTTGCCGTGATCAGTTCGCAATTTCCCACGATAAACTTGGAGTTCCAACTGTCGGAGTGTTCACCAATATGAAGGGAAATGATCCAGAGCTTGCAGGAGATGCCGATAAGGCTGAAAGAGCTGTAAGTTTTGagaattatttgtttttaaaaaatgaaataatttttttttccagaactggACCGAAACCGTCTTCACTTGGTCACCACACGGCTCCTACCTTTCCACGATCCATAAGCAAGGAATCATACTTTGGGGAGGCAAAGACTACGCTCGTGCCCACCGTTTCGCTCATACCAACGTTCAATACATTGATTTCTCGCCGTGTGAGACCTACCTTGTTACCTACGCCGCTCCGGAAGAGTCGAACAGCTGGGGAGACTGTGAGAAGGATAGTTTGAGAATTTGGGACGTCCGAACCGGAGAATTGAAGAAGGCCTTTTCCACTTTCGAGCTCACCGGAAGAACTCAGCTCCCAACCTGGCCATTCTTCAGATGGTCATTCGATGAGAAGTACTTCGCGTGCCTCAAGGCTCCAGAAAAGGATAAGCTTGAGCGTGAGCAGAAGATCAACGGAATTTCGATCTTCGAATCCGAGAAGTTCGAGCTCTATGAAGGCCGTCCCGTGAATATCGAGAATATCAAGCAATTCGAGTGGTCGCCAACATCCACAGTCCTCGCCTACTATTCAGAGTGCACTGACGCCGTTCCAGCCGAGTTTGGACTCTTGCAAGTTCCATCAATGCAGAGACTTCGTTCGGCTCGCGTTCACAATGTCGCCGACGCTCAGATGTTCTGGCAGAAGAGCGGAAAGCGATTGGCCTTCTACACGATGAGATTCAAGAAGAAGGAGTACAGAGAGACCGGAGAAGTCAAATATGTGgtaagttttgagttttttaaaggattttttgaGGCCTAtgacaataataataataatgatatAATTTCAGGGAGGATGCCAATACCACGTGGACATCTTCGAGATTGACAAGAAGGACGTTTCCCTTATGAATCTCCCACTTTCGGAGCCATTCATCCATTTCGATTGGGATCCAGAAGGCGATAAGTTCTGTGTGCTCGTGGGAAACACCGCTAAGGCCACTCCACAAGTCTACAAGATCGAGGCTAACAGCCACGCACCGAAGCTTGTGAGCAAGTTGGACGCTGGAGTTCACTTCAATGAGGTTCAATTCGCGCCGAAAGGAGGATGGCTTGCAGTTCTCGCCAAGGTGTCAGCTGGAGGAAACGTCTATTTCATTGATACTTCTTTGTCGGAGGCCAAGAGAACTAATGTTATAGAACATCCACTCTTCAATAAGGGATATTGGGATCCAACTGGAAGATACTTTGTGACATGCTCAACGTTGGGAGGAAGAGCCGGAGCCGATTTGGGTTACCGAATCTTCACATTCCAGGGAAGAGAACTGTGCAGAAAGAATCTCGACCGGCTCGCCCAATTCAAGTGGAGACCACGGCCGCCGGTGAAGTTGAGCGAACAGAAGCAGCGTGAGATCAAGAAGAACTTGAAGAAGACCGCCGCCAAGTTCATCAAGCAGGATGACGACGAAAAGTGCAGAGCCAGTCAGGAGGTTGTTGAGAAGCGACGCAAGATCATGGCTGCCTTCGATATTATTCGAAGCCGGAATCGCGAGCAACTCGACGCCACCCGTGACGAGAGAATCTCTCTTCGAAACGGCGTGGACACAGAAGCCCAACTCGACGAGGACGAATTTGTGGATGAGGAGATTACCATTGCGCTGAGCACAAGCAAAACACAAGCCCCTCTGACGGAGGAGGAGATGAGAGACTAATTAGTTATTTGATTTCCCggtttttccccttttttatGCGCTGCTTTTTCTTCCTGATTTCTCGAAGACTTGGAGCGGCGTCCCCTCTTTTTGGTGGTTCCACCATGTACTCGTTTTCGTTTTCCTCTTCATTTTCCCAGTCATGTCGTCATTTTCTGAACAACGCCTTTTTCTATGGCAAATTTAACTTTATGATGCCTGAATGGAGAAGGTTTTTTCAAGCTTCTTTTGGGCGGCCCTAATATTATTTAATTGTTTCTCTCTATCCACTTTAATATCTCTTGTTGCTCCCGTCTCTCCGTGTTTTCTGGTGGTTTTTGCCGATAAAATGTTGATGAATTAGTTgatgtttcagattttttccaaataaacagaagtgaaaattcataaattatatttttcagcgcTATAAAATtgtgattctgaaaaaaaaattccacgtttattaaaaattccacaaatgGTGCAATGTGACGTGACGGTGTATGCACACTTTGCATTAAATTTGACGACAAATGTCTCATCGggttttctgtcaatttttaatCCACTTTCTCTATTTTACTCTGTtctttttatacttttttaaaataaaatttctataaaaaactttaaacttcaattttagcAATTAACCCGTTCATGCACTCATCGTTTTCGGAGCCAAATTCGCCGTTGAAAGAGGTGCTCGTAGATAAGTGGCAGACAGCCTCATGCAGCGATTTGGGCGAAGAATATGTAAAAGTAGGggtttttaatgagaaaatttaacgaaaaaaaatcaatttttcagccggGACCCCTGGCGAGAGCAAAATTCAACGCGTTGCGAAATAAACGCGAAGCAAttgatcgatttttgaaaaagcaccGAAAAGAGGATCTCAGCTTATATAttggtaatttttattatagaatttgaatttaaatttatcaaaaaacgattttcagaCGAACTCCGCGATTTTGCGATTTCACCCGGCGGGCTTGTGGACGATGAGTTCCGCGCCGTCATTTGGCCAGTTTTATCCGCGAATTTAGTGCAAAACGATGATTTAGACGATGTTTCTTCGTCCTACGACTCGGATTTCGAATCTGCGCAGTCGGATTTCGACGAGGAGCCTGCTTATGAGGTTTTTACactgaatataaattttttaaatatgaaatataAGCTTGTGTTCCAGGAAAGCGAGGAGCTGACACTAGAAGATTTAAAAGGCCACAAAGAATGGAATCAAGTAGAATTGGACGTTCATCGGACGCTTTCCAGGTTCCCACCGAACATATCAGATACCCATCGAGACGTGCTTCAAACCGAACTCATTCCATTAATTGTACGGGTGCTCAGTATTAATCCACGGTTTAATTATTATCAGGGTGAGTGAAATGatgtgaaaataaatataacataatttaaattcaaattttccaggtttCCACGACATTTGCCTCACAGTACTTCTAGTTTGCGGCGAGGTAGATGCTCTCCCAGTCTGCTCAAATCTCGCGAAAAATGGCTCATTCAACAACTATTTGCTAAAAACTCTCGAAAAATCCGTAGTCCGAGAGCTGGATCTCCTCTACGTCATCTTGTCACGTGTCGACCCATCTTTGGAGCAAGTTATGCGATCCGTCGAGCTCGGCACCATGTTCGGACTCTCGTGGCCGTTGACCTGGTTCTCACATACACTGAAGCAATATCAGCAGattgttcgatttttcgacGTCTTCCTCGCCTCCTCGCCACTGCTTCCGATCTACGTGTCGGCGGCTGTCGTCGTGTTTCGACGGGCAAGCATTCTGGCTTGTGAGCGAGAAATGCCATTTCTACATCGTCTGCTCACCGAAATGCCCCACGAGTTGCCCATCGACACGATCATCAAGGATTCTGTGTACGATTTTTGcagtcagaaaaaatatttaaaaaaaatgtttttaattaaaaatttttttttttttgaaaaatagattatCAAGCGAATTCTGCAGCTTTTTGAATGGAATTATGGTTTTGCAAGCcctgtcgatttacgaaaaattttgtactACACGTGGACAAGTGcgatttcgagtttttccgagattttacagttttggacatttttgttaaattttttctgccTTTAACGCGGCCAATATATATTATAAATTCTcgttttctataaatttcaacgatgaaaacattgatttttatctgaaaaaactgtaaaattcgagcatttttgcaaaaaacgttgtttttttaactaaaaatcttgtttttcaacttttttctcgaattttacaattttacagttttttttctcagttgaaaatcaatgttttcattgttgaaatttatagaaaaccgcttttaaattttaaatgcagaaaaaaattcgcaaaaatgtccaaaaatcatgaaatcTCGCGAAAAAATTACCTCACACTTGTCCGCGTGTAGTACAAAAttctccgtaaatcgacatgtATCAAAGCGTGCCGCAGGTTCGCAAAACAGTTTTGAGAGCGGGAAAAAGCATTCAAAATCCGTccaaactccaaaaatttccatattttcagatacttGTCAAAACTAATGCCGCCGTGCCTTCTCAAAACGAAATACACGAAcgaatatcgaaaaattgcaagtttCAGTCAACTTTTTGCTCtcaaaaaactctaaaatatttcaggtcTCAAAGCCATCGAAAGCCGCCGTGAAAACCATCCCAAGATACGCGCTTCAGTTCATGTTCGTCGCCGGAACCGTTGGCGCGGCCgccagcttcttcttcttcaaacaAATTCATCCAATGTGATAAATGTTCCCCGCCAAAATGTTCATATTACCCTCGAAATTTTGCACGAAAACTACGATACAGGGTCTTGAAacgacactttttttttgtgattttcaacaCTTTTCGTGTTGAGACCCATTACCGTATTCTTCCAGCAAAAATCGCTACCTCCCATGTCTGTATAGTCTTCCTGTCCCACTTTTTCCGAGCTTTCCTTCTTCTAGTATTAGTATAGATATCGTCGATTATTTTTAGCACTAACTATATTTCGCGCATTCCATTTTTCTGGATCCAAgtatttcatctttttctataataaattccagttcaatttttaaagtttttcaaccaGTTTTCGTCTTTTTCGAAGCAGACACCATCACAACAGGACTTGGCTCGAAATTTCGAGATTCGATGACTTCTCGAATGGTGGAGACGATGCCGAggatttttgctgaaaaaaaaacgaattttcagtttgaatcaagcgaaattccaaaaaattcattgatcgtggtgggacccgaGCTAAAGCAAGaaggcgtgcgcctttaaagaactacggtaaaaatttaattctattaaaaatcgatttcgcaattcgattttttatttttcttgtagCCGAGGatagccaaaaattcaacaaagtggttaaaaataaatactaaattctaaaaataggaatgaattctcaaaatgaactgaaaaatgcaaaacagGAACGGTCAAGTTGGTGCCGATGGGAGGGGGGGTTTCAAAGGTAACCCACCGACTCCGGACCACGCCTGTCTGACATGAACGCATTGCAGAGGGGTATATATACTTGCTGCCTTCCGTGCGTCCGACTTTTCTAGAAGAATTGCAGTTCGGTAGAGCGCGCTTGTATTCTTATTGTGGCCCCTTCTCAGACAAACGCTTAGTAGCTTAATTAGATTTCAACCATATTAAACGAGATTTCAACCatatttgtttagaaaatccATATTGCATTATATTTGCTCCATATTAGATTAGAAATCCATGTTAGATTAGATTTCCTCCATATTTCATTAGAAAACaaatctaatccaatatggtcgaaatctaatccaatatggCACGCTCTCAGCCATATTTGATTAGATTTCGTCCATGTTAGATTAGAAATCTCACGAGAAATGGgagtattaaaataaataaataaataagaagAAAACGGAAAGTGCAAACGCGTAgggcttaaaatttttaaattaaaattgaagacctttaaaaagttttaaaataaaattatgataTGAAAATAAGAATTATCTCCTGCAAATAATAATCTAAAGATGATGTCCGCTGACTGACTTTGACGAATCTCCGAAAAGTCTCCAACtggtaatgtttttttcagaaacactttttttttcaaaatccggCAAGAAATTTCACGGCTACAGCTGTGACAACTTCGATGGTTACAAACAACGAAATAACATATtctattaatttaaattaactcCTACAAACCATTACTTTTTTCGGTATAATTCgtggaaaaattatatcatTTCACACAAATGATACTAGAGCTCTTGCTGCGGAAAGCGGAAACAGTCAATACCgtacttttaaagttttcatgaattttgtattttacgtCTGTTTTGTGCCAACCCGCAGACCATAgttaaataaaattacttttccTAGCATTTACATTTTGATACAAAATACTTTAATTCACACTTCCAGCAACCAAAAAGTATgatttaacgatttttttttagaaaaaactcttttccaaattttctgaaactaaaaaaatctttgttCTCTTCTATTGGTTAGTACGATTGGAGGCTAAGATTAATGAAAGCGGttaacaaactttttcaaatgaaaaacctTGATATCAAGCCGTTCAAGACTTCAAAATACATTCCCTCTACTCACTAGTCAGTTCATCTAATTTTCCTTAACTTATCGAAGAAACAACGCGCGCTACCACCACCAGCTATTTAACCGAACAGTTCATCGAAAGTTCATGTGTGCAGATTGGCCGAGTCGGTAAGAACACAGTCTTTAGAATATAACATCCTGGATCGATTCCCCACAGTGGCAACTTCAGAAAGACACAGTAGCAGTGTTGATAGAGCGGCTACAGTTATTAGGCGAGACAGCCAGTGTGTAGTGTAAGATATATGCGAGAcatgagaaatatttttctcattttctttattttttccacattATTTTCGGGTGAAatattcttcgaaaaaaaattattcagaaaatccGAGCCAAATTTGATTAGATTTTGtccatattggattagatttGTTCCATATTCGATTAGATTTCGTCCATATTGGATTAGAATTGTtccatattggattagattccggccatattggattagatttGTTCCACATTGGATTAGATTTCAACCATATTTGATTAGAAAATCCATATTGGATTAGAATAGGAAGCCTATTAATTATGTCCCCATTATATTTGCTCAGTTTCTAATCAAATATGGTTGAAATCTAATTAAGCTACTAAGCGTTTGTCTGAGTTACCATAAGTTGCCGCAAGCACCGGAATCCGGGTCGAAAGGCACATTGACATGAAGATTAGACGGAAAAGACGAAGATCCCAGTGAATAAGTCtgaaattatggaattttggtgtaaaaaatccaaaattttcaagactaACGATGACAAGAACGATTCGCCGGTGACAAAAACTGCGTAGACGGTCCAGTAGCGAACGAAGAAATCTTGATGATTCTTGAGGAAGCTCGGATTTTCATAGGAAGACGTGGAAGAGATCGCGGTGACTGTCATGAACGTTGGGATGATAAgggtctgaaaaatttgcgaGGATTTTGAGATCGATGACGTCACAAcggtttatatttttttagttccacaaattttttgtatcgAATTTCGAATTCACCGCTTTTTTTACCCCTGTGCCCCAATTTTCTAGAGCTCCgtccaagttttgaaatttccgggattactgtagtataAAAAGTAcgtgtttgcgtactcttCAAAATTGCGCTCAAaatagcttttaaaaaatgatttcaacgGAGCACACTTGCATACCATAAACGCTGTGATCGCTCCCACTGCATCATTCAGAAGTACAAGAGTGAGTAAAACACCCAGAGCTCCATAGAAACAATGCTCCCTTCTTCTCCCGAAAACCCGCTCAATTTctcgaaatctgaaaaattccatttttatcaATGGAGCGTCGTTGCATTCTCACAGCAATTCATAGCTATGCGGTTCGTAGAGCACGTTGCACACGAggatattcaattttacaagATCCACGTCATCCCACGAGTTCATCAGCTTCTTTTGTTGGATTACTGTAAAAGTGGAAAGTACGCTCCAATGAGAAAGTAGATCAAACCTGGCTTCGGATCACTCTTCGCGTTAGACGTCAGATAACTGGCCAAAGTAGATAAAAAACCGGATTTTTTGACATCGGACGCTAGCGATAT of Caenorhabditis elegans chromosome II contains these proteins:
- the eif-3.B gene encoding Eukaryotic translation initiation factor 3 subunit B (Confirmed by transcript evidence), giving the protein MVEIDFNKENEEDFSDPPGFVDDVTDDVLVPDVLHKKPTIDEFEDNCVFIAGIPVVGADRLGKLQSVLKKVLERLDPAVKLYIPPSPEGGCLGVLLTEWADQRSAQFAVKSLNGYAFDKNHTFTARSFKDMKQLEAPSDHWTTPEKQAYNDVGDLWWWLQNERCRDQFAISHDKLGVPTVGVFTNMKGNDPELAGDADKAERANWTETVFTWSPHGSYLSTIHKQGIILWGGKDYARAHRFAHTNVQYIDFSPCETYLVTYAAPEESNSWGDCEKDSLRIWDVRTGELKKAFSTFELTGRTQLPTWPFFRWSFDEKYFACLKAPEKDKLEREQKINGISIFESEKFELYEGRPVNIENIKQFEWSPTSTVLAYYSECTDAVPAEFGLLQVPSMQRLRSARVHNVADAQMFWQKSGKRLAFYTMRFKKKEYRETGEVKYVGGCQYHVDIFEIDKKDVSLMNLPLSEPFIHFDWDPEGDKFCVLVGNTAKATPQVYKIEANSHAPKLVSKLDAGVHFNEVQFAPKGGWLAVLAKVSAGGNVYFIDTSLSEAKRTNVIEHPLFNKGYWDPTGRYFVTCSTLGGRAGADLGYRIFTFQGRELCRKNLDRLAQFKWRPRPPVKLSEQKQREIKKNLKKTAAKFIKQDDDEKCRASQEVVEKRRKIMAAFDIIRSRNREQLDATRDERISLRNGVDTEAQLDEDEFVDEEITIALSTSKTQAPLTEEEMRD
- the tbc-20 gene encoding Rab-GAP TBC domain-containing protein (Confirmed by transcript evidence) is translated as MHSSFSEPNSPLKEVLVDKWQTASCSDLGEEYVKPGPLARAKFNALRNKREAIDRFLKKHRKEDLSLYIDELRDFAISPGGLVDDEFRAVIWPVLSANLVQNDDLDDVSSSYDSDFESAQSDFDEEPAYEESEELTLEDLKGHKEWNQVELDVHRTLSRFPPNISDTHRDVLQTELIPLIVRVLSINPRFNYYQGFHDICLTVLLVCGEVDALPVCSNLAKNGSFNNYLLKTLEKSVVRELDLLYVILSRVDPSLEQVMRSVELGTMFGLSWPLTWFSHTLKQYQQIVRFFDVFLASSPLLPIYVSAAVVVFRRASILACEREMPFLHRLLTEMPHELPIDTIIKDSVYLSKLMPPCLLKTKYTNEYRKIVSKPSKAAVKTIPRYALQFMFVAGTVGAAASFFFFKQIHPM
- the tbc-20 gene encoding Rab-GAP TBC domain-containing protein (Confirmed by transcript evidence) — encoded protein: MPPCLLKTKYTNEYRKIVSKPSKAAVKTIPRYALQFMFVAGTVGAAASFFFFKQIHPM
- the W01D2.3 gene encoding Receptor expression-enhancing protein (Confirmed by transcript evidence); this encodes MTVTAISSTSSYENPSFLKNHQDFFVRYWTVYAVFVTGESFLSSLIHWDLRLFRLIFMSMCLSTRIPVLAATYAKILGIVSTIREVIESRNFEPSPVVMVSASKKTKTG
- the W01D2.3 gene encoding Receptor expression-enhancing protein (Confirmed by transcript evidence), which produces MSQAEVINQERSFYLENNTAPISLASDVKKSGFLSTLASYLTSNAKSDPKPVIQQKKLMNSWDDVDLVKLNILVCNVLYEPHSYELLFREIERVFGRRREHCFYGALGVLLTLVLLNDAVGAITAFMTLIIPTFMTVTAISSTSSYENPSFLKNHQDFFVRYWTVYAVFVTGESFLSSLIHWDLRLFRLIFMSMCLSTRIPVLAATYAKILGIVSTIREVIESRNFEPSPVVMVSASKKTKTG